A portion of the Halopelagius inordinatus genome contains these proteins:
- a CDS encoding methytransferase partner Trm112, protein MKESLMDILCDPLDKSDLELEVDERDGDEILEGRLVGTVTGEVYPIEDGIPNLLPPDMRDD, encoded by the coding sequence ATGAAGGAATCTCTGATGGACATCCTCTGTGATCCGCTCGACAAGAGCGACCTCGAACTGGAGGTCGACGAACGCGACGGCGACGAGATACTCGAAGGTCGCCTCGTCGGGACGGTCACGGGAGAGGTGTACCCCATCGAGGACGGCATCCCGAACCTGCTTCCGCCGGACATGCGAGACGACTAA
- a CDS encoding CbiX/SirB N-terminal domain-containing protein → MQALVIVAHGSHLNPDSSAPTESHADTIRATGAFDEVKTGFWKEEPSLREVLRTVESEEVYVVPLFVSEGYFTEQVIPRELRLEGWDVSEWNSDGLDADTATLKASDTGQTVHYCGPVGTHEAMTDVLVRRAETVTGDPDVGPGFGLAVVGHGTERNENSAKAIEYHAERVREMDRFDEVQALYMDEEPEVDDVTDYFDADDVVVVPLFIADGFHTQEDIPEDVGLTDDYRTGYDVPAEVDGHRIWYAGAVGTEGLMADVVLERAADAGADIEDAIATVRQQTRETPTAGD, encoded by the coding sequence ATGCAAGCGCTGGTCATCGTGGCGCACGGGTCGCATCTGAACCCGGATTCGAGTGCGCCGACGGAGAGTCACGCGGACACCATCCGCGCGACGGGCGCGTTCGACGAGGTGAAGACGGGCTTTTGGAAGGAGGAACCCTCCCTCCGAGAGGTTCTTCGGACGGTCGAATCCGAGGAGGTGTACGTCGTCCCGCTTTTCGTCAGCGAGGGCTACTTCACGGAACAGGTCATCCCGCGGGAACTCCGCTTGGAGGGGTGGGACGTCTCCGAGTGGAACTCCGACGGGTTGGACGCCGACACGGCGACGCTGAAAGCCTCGGACACCGGCCAAACCGTCCACTACTGCGGTCCGGTCGGCACGCACGAGGCGATGACCGACGTTCTCGTCCGCCGCGCGGAGACGGTGACGGGCGACCCGGACGTGGGTCCGGGGTTCGGACTCGCCGTCGTCGGCCACGGGACAGAACGGAACGAAAACTCCGCGAAGGCCATCGAGTACCACGCCGAACGCGTCCGCGAGATGGACCGTTTCGACGAGGTACAGGCCCTCTACATGGACGAAGAACCGGAGGTGGACGACGTGACCGACTACTTCGACGCAGACGACGTGGTGGTCGTCCCGCTGTTTATCGCCGACGGCTTCCACACCCAAGAGGACATCCCCGAGGACGTGGGCCTCACCGACGACTACCGGACGGGGTACGACGTGCCCGCCGAGGTGGACGGCCACCGCATCTGGTACGCCGGTGCGGTCGGTACCGAGGGCCTCATGGCCGACGTCGTCCTCGAACGCGCCGCCGACGCCGGTGCGGACATCGAAGACGCCATCGCGACCGTTCGCCAACAGACGCGGGAGACGCCGACGGCGGGTGACTGA
- a CDS encoding DUF7523 family protein, producing the protein MSLAAETRDAVRERPYLLSALRAGVVNYTAAAESLGVEGDTDSVATALRRFADDLPDLTTDRRDATVRMRSGVGLAGEDVDASPDDDRVVTVGGVEMVAADGPMTALVATGDVDARALSAVVDRLAAEDVLVDAAGVAAGELAVVVPRRQGATALRLVEDSLEGMVR; encoded by the coding sequence ATGTCACTCGCCGCAGAGACGCGCGACGCCGTCCGAGAGCGCCCCTATCTACTATCTGCCCTCCGCGCGGGCGTCGTCAACTACACCGCCGCCGCCGAATCGCTCGGCGTCGAAGGAGATACGGACTCCGTCGCGACGGCTCTCCGCCGGTTCGCCGACGACCTGCCCGACCTGACGACGGACCGCCGCGACGCGACGGTGCGGATGCGAAGCGGTGTCGGACTCGCGGGCGAGGACGTGGACGCCTCGCCCGACGACGACAGGGTGGTGACCGTCGGCGGCGTCGAGATGGTCGCCGCGGACGGGCCGATGACGGCACTCGTCGCGACGGGCGACGTGGACGCGCGCGCCCTCTCTGCCGTCGTGGACCGCCTCGCGGCCGAGGACGTTCTCGTGGACGCCGCGGGCGTCGCCGCCGGCGAACTCGCCGTCGTCGTCCCGCGTCGGCAGGGCGCGACTGCGCTTCGACTCGTGGAGGATTCGCTTGAGGGGATGGTTCGATAG
- a CDS encoding glycerophosphodiester phosphodiesterase has product MLPIIGHRGRRRVAAENTIRSFEAAANWGADGVEFDVRRTRDDELVVVHDATVDRTTTGDGRVDRLSLAEIQSLTTGDGETVPTLEQSLSAIGETALEIWIDLKDPDLVDDVVSAVTRHGLAERSVVFAGQKFADDIPRRAHDAGIRAGITIGPALAGRYGPADPFAVIETLDADALLVTAEAVTDALLREAIDGDVHTGLLVDC; this is encoded by the coding sequence GTGCTTCCAATCATCGGGCATCGAGGCCGACGGCGGGTGGCGGCCGAGAACACGATACGGTCCTTCGAGGCGGCGGCGAACTGGGGAGCGGACGGCGTCGAGTTCGACGTTCGGCGGACGCGCGACGACGAGTTGGTCGTCGTCCACGACGCGACGGTCGACAGAACGACGACCGGCGACGGCCGCGTCGACCGACTCTCGCTCGCGGAGATACAGTCTCTCACCACCGGCGACGGTGAGACCGTTCCCACCCTCGAACAGTCGCTGTCGGCCATCGGCGAGACGGCGCTCGAAATCTGGATCGACCTGAAGGACCCCGACCTCGTCGACGACGTGGTGAGCGCGGTCACGCGCCACGGACTGGCGGAGCGAAGCGTCGTTTTCGCCGGTCAGAAATTCGCCGACGACATCCCGAGGCGTGCGCACGACGCCGGTATCCGAGCAGGAATCACGATCGGACCCGCGCTAGCCGGACGGTACGGCCCCGCCGACCCCTTCGCAGTCATCGAGACGTTGGACGCCGACGCTCTCTTGGTGACCGCCGAGGCGGTCACGGACGCCCTACTCCGGGAGGCGATAGACGGAGACGTCCACACCGGCCTGCTCGTCGACTGCTGA
- a CDS encoding DUF7524 family protein → MSESLRVELNGDGLHTIVAPAAFESDGPFAVVLDNAGAAVHVHVHLDDALSSVARLESGNHFVEGESTERVQIYASVPDEPVTGTLRIVTGYGAEEAHVRVTLESESAPQSEIAVDEEFARPPRREPDPSPLEEFVESLPVPSRRVVPFAGLVFVSLLVAAVVVATVESTALVLGVGVVIGAMLVATMLLVR, encoded by the coding sequence GTGTCAGAGTCGCTGAGAGTCGAACTGAACGGAGACGGTCTCCACACCATCGTCGCCCCGGCGGCGTTCGAGTCCGACGGCCCCTTCGCGGTCGTCCTCGACAACGCCGGGGCGGCGGTCCACGTACACGTCCATCTCGATGACGCACTCTCGTCGGTCGCGCGACTCGAAAGCGGCAACCACTTCGTCGAAGGCGAGAGCACGGAACGCGTGCAGATATACGCCTCCGTTCCGGACGAACCGGTGACGGGGACGCTTCGAATCGTCACCGGGTACGGCGCGGAGGAAGCGCACGTTCGGGTGACGCTGGAGTCCGAGTCGGCCCCGCAGTCGGAGATAGCGGTCGACGAGGAGTTCGCCCGGCCGCCGCGCCGAGAACCCGACCCTTCGCCCCTCGAAGAGTTCGTGGAGTCGCTTCCGGTCCCCTCGCGCAGGGTCGTCCCGTTCGCCGGCCTCGTCTTCGTCTCGCTTCTGGTCGCCGCGGTGGTCGTCGCCACAGTCGAGAGCACCGCTCTCGTCCTCGGCGTCGGCGTCGTCATCGGCGCGATGCTCGTGGCTACGATGCTTCTGGTGCGCTGA
- a CDS encoding helix-turn-helix domain-containing protein, which translates to MSFVATVTVCNPPLFQKTFEAVPDAHSTVENYHFLEGDSGERRYVFFWWVTTGDFDAHELALADDPTVGEFRELADVGDRRLYRIVTEPVPSDWTMLYLFFRDNDVTVLESSRSVRGAHIEARFPSFDALQALRATVCGSGADVEIERIRSEADPELSEYRLTGKQREAVALAARRGYFETPSRTSLDELAAELGVTPQAVSKRVRAGVEKLVETALGGDSSPDEPVRHREQ; encoded by the coding sequence GTGAGTTTCGTCGCGACGGTAACCGTCTGTAACCCGCCGTTGTTTCAGAAGACGTTCGAGGCGGTGCCCGACGCGCACAGCACGGTCGAAAACTACCACTTCCTCGAAGGCGACTCCGGGGAGAGGCGGTACGTGTTCTTCTGGTGGGTGACCACCGGCGACTTCGACGCGCACGAACTCGCGTTGGCGGACGACCCGACCGTGGGCGAGTTCCGTGAACTCGCGGACGTCGGCGACCGCCGCCTCTATCGAATCGTCACCGAACCGGTACCGTCCGACTGGACGATGCTCTATCTGTTCTTCCGCGACAACGACGTGACCGTCCTCGAGTCGTCGCGGTCGGTTCGCGGGGCCCACATCGAAGCTCGGTTCCCGTCCTTCGACGCGCTTCAGGCGCTGAGAGCGACCGTCTGCGGGTCGGGCGCCGACGTCGAGATAGAGCGCATCCGCTCGGAAGCGGACCCCGAACTCTCCGAGTACCGACTCACCGGGAAACAACGCGAGGCGGTGGCGCTCGCGGCCCGCCGCGGGTATTTCGAGACGCCCAGTCGCACCTCTCTCGACGAACTCGCAGCGGAGTTGGGCGTCACTCCGCAGGCCGTCTCGAAGCGCGTCCGCGCGGGGGTCGAGAAACTCGTCGAGACGGCTCTCGGAGGGGACTCATCCCCCGACGAGCCCGTTCGGCACCGAGAGCAGTGA
- a CDS encoding DR2241 family protein, whose amino-acid sequence METAQVDSLLARADDEPVEFDGLFAAREADGYALRTPETERDGLSESALREAAADAEPYVTNWYYWEMDVGHRGRHRRAFLRKLEAADDRTVPERYDDLREGLRTEWGQLRITATLGDDGRRRYELRHEADEGADRSELDEHADPLDARELATYDERGRYRPLKTAPTLADGWVFPGLDGRDLAEAVDTFYPATIANWNLEREGELDVSHWEETMGRQTGIYSVIDTWNRGEGHEHVNWVAETCCDDSQCLKRREWQYDEETELDVDGGDGAFPCREPCSLVVAASRKWTRLEGEESRTYEFELTPSEKEQVEEIIDAVADGRIDDIREADVYEGANRYRTRFLRAKRFDDDGNLSGTPTNPDEQARGDD is encoded by the coding sequence ATGGAGACAGCACAGGTAGACAGCCTCCTCGCCCGCGCCGACGACGAACCGGTCGAGTTCGACGGATTGTTCGCCGCCCGGGAGGCGGACGGGTACGCGCTACGGACGCCGGAGACGGAACGCGACGGTCTCTCCGAATCCGCCCTCCGGGAGGCCGCCGCCGACGCCGAACCGTACGTGACGAACTGGTACTACTGGGAGATGGACGTGGGACACCGCGGACGGCACCGCCGCGCGTTCCTGCGGAAACTGGAGGCCGCCGACGACCGAACCGTCCCCGAACGCTACGACGACCTGCGGGAGGGACTGCGCACCGAGTGGGGCCAACTCCGCATCACGGCGACCCTCGGAGACGACGGCAGACGGCGGTACGAACTCAGACACGAGGCCGACGAGGGTGCGGACCGCTCGGAACTGGACGAACACGCCGACCCCCTCGACGCCCGGGAACTCGCCACGTACGACGAGAGAGGGCGCTACAGACCGCTGAAGACGGCCCCGACGCTGGCCGACGGATGGGTGTTCCCCGGGTTGGACGGCCGCGACTTGGCGGAAGCGGTCGACACCTTCTATCCGGCGACCATCGCGAACTGGAACCTCGAACGCGAGGGCGAACTCGACGTCTCCCACTGGGAGGAGACGATGGGTCGGCAGACGGGCATCTACAGCGTCATCGACACGTGGAATCGAGGCGAGGGCCACGAACACGTGAACTGGGTCGCAGAGACCTGCTGTGACGACTCGCAGTGTCTCAAACGGAGAGAGTGGCAGTACGACGAGGAGACCGAACTCGACGTCGACGGCGGAGACGGCGCGTTCCCCTGCCGAGAGCCGTGTTCGTTGGTCGTCGCCGCGTCTCGAAAGTGGACCCGACTCGAAGGCGAGGAGTCTCGGACCTACGAGTTCGAACTCACGCCCTCGGAGAAAGAACAGGTCGAAGAGATAATCGACGCCGTCGCGGACGGCCGTATCGACGATATCCGGGAGGCGGACGTCTACGAGGGCGCAAACCGGTACCGCACGCGGTTCCTGCGCGCAAAGCGATTCGACGACGACGGCAACCTCTCCGGCACGCCGACGAATCCCGACGAACAGGCCCGCGGCGACGACTGA
- a CDS encoding adenylosuccinate synthase, translating to MTVTIVGSQLGDEGKGALVDLWGGDADVVARYQGGDNAGHTVVEDGTEYKLSLVPSGAVRGKIGVLGNGCVVNPRTLFSEIDTLRERGLDPDVRVARRAHVIMPYHRRLDGIEEEAKADSDMTVGTTGRGIGPTYEDKVGRRGIRVGDLLDPEVLRQRLEYVVPQKRAVIENVYDLEAGEECDVEALFEEFVEVGERLRAENMTVRCGDFLAERHDDGENLMFEGAQGTLIDIDHGSYPYVTSSNPTAGGASTGTGVGPTVVGRGEVVGIVKAYLSRVGEGPMPTELKDDDREEELADVIREKGGEFGTVTGRPRRIGWLDMPMLRHAARVSGFTGIAVNHLDVLAGLDEVKVGHSYQLDGEELLTMPATTERWAECEPTLREFEPWPEVDWADVAAEGYEAIPENGRAYLDYLTEEMGVPVYAVGVGPDRAETVELVNPFENDG from the coding sequence ATGACCGTCACAATCGTCGGCTCCCAACTCGGCGACGAGGGCAAAGGAGCGCTCGTCGACCTCTGGGGCGGAGACGCCGACGTCGTCGCCCGCTATCAGGGCGGAGACAACGCGGGCCACACCGTCGTCGAAGACGGCACAGAGTACAAACTATCGCTCGTTCCGAGCGGAGCGGTTCGGGGGAAAATCGGCGTTCTGGGCAACGGATGCGTCGTCAACCCCCGGACGCTGTTTTCGGAGATAGACACGCTCCGCGAACGCGGACTCGACCCGGACGTTCGCGTCGCGCGCCGAGCGCACGTCATCATGCCGTACCACCGCCGCCTCGACGGCATCGAAGAGGAGGCGAAAGCCGACTCCGACATGACCGTCGGGACGACGGGTCGCGGTATCGGTCCGACGTACGAGGACAAGGTGGGACGCCGCGGCATCCGCGTCGGCGACCTTCTGGACCCCGAGGTGCTCCGACAGCGTCTCGAGTACGTCGTCCCGCAAAAGCGAGCGGTCATCGAGAACGTCTACGACCTCGAAGCGGGCGAGGAGTGCGACGTCGAGGCCCTCTTCGAGGAGTTCGTCGAAGTCGGCGAACGCCTCAGAGCGGAGAACATGACCGTACGCTGCGGCGACTTCCTCGCGGAACGCCACGACGACGGCGAGAACCTGATGTTCGAGGGCGCGCAGGGAACGCTCATCGACATCGACCACGGGAGCTACCCGTACGTCACGTCCTCGAATCCGACCGCGGGCGGCGCGTCCACGGGCACCGGCGTCGGTCCGACCGTCGTCGGCCGGGGCGAAGTCGTCGGCATCGTCAAGGCGTACCTCTCGCGGGTCGGCGAGGGACCGATGCCCACCGAACTGAAAGACGACGACCGAGAGGAGGAACTCGCGGACGTCATCCGCGAGAAGGGCGGCGAGTTCGGTACCGTCACCGGACGCCCGCGCCGCATCGGTTGGCTCGACATGCCGATGCTCCGCCACGCCGCGCGCGTCAGCGGGTTCACGGGCATCGCGGTGAACCACCTCGACGTCCTCGCCGGACTCGACGAGGTGAAAGTGGGTCACTCGTACCAGTTAGACGGCGAGGAACTGCTGACGATGCCCGCGACGACCGAACGGTGGGCCGAATGCGAACCGACTCTCCGCGAGTTCGAACCGTGGCCGGAGGTCGATTGGGCTGACGTCGCGGCGGAGGGGTACGAAGCCATCCCCGAGAACGGCCGAGCGTATCTCGACTACCTGACCGAGGAGATGGGCGTCCCCGTCTACGCCGTCGGCGTCGGCCCCGACCGAGCCGAGACCGTCGAACTCGTGAACCCGTTCGAGAACGACGGCTGA